In Chrysoperla carnea chromosome 2, inChrCarn1.1, whole genome shotgun sequence, the following proteins share a genomic window:
- the LOC123293647 gene encoding defensin-like: protein MVKNYRSMLLLVCLSFLVIVSSPQNGVQADVLIGSCVWGGNNYVSDCNGECKRRGHRGGHCGSFWNVNCWCE, encoded by the coding sequence atggtgaaaaactATCGTTCAATGTTGTTGTTGGTCTGCCTTTCATTTTTGGTGATTGTTTCGTCTCCGCAAAATGGTGTCCAAGCGGATGTTCTTATCGGTAGCTGTGTATGGGGCGGTAATAACTACGTCTCTGATTGCAACGGTGAGTGTAAAAGACGTGGTCACAGAGGAGGACATTGTGGAAGCTTTTGGAATGTTAATTGTTGGTGTGAATGA
- the LOC123293645 gene encoding defensin ARD1-like, whose amino-acid sequence MVKSSRSMLLLVYLSFLVIVSSPQNGVQADVQIGSCVWGAVDYTSNCNAECIRRGYSGGHCGSAFNVNCWCEQQ is encoded by the coding sequence atggtgaaaagcTCTCGTTCAATGTTGTTATTGGTCTACTTATCATTTTTGGTGATTGTTTCATCGCCACAAAATGGTGTCCAAGCGGATGTTCAAATCGGCAGCTGTGTATGGGGCGCTGTTGACTACACTTCGAATTGTAATGCTGAGTGTATAAGACGTGGTTACTCAGGTGGGCATTGTGGCAGCGCTTTTAATGTCAATTGTTGGTGCGAACAAcaataa
- the LOC123293644 gene encoding defensin-like, giving the protein MVKSSRSMLLLVCLSFLVIVSSPQNGVQADIYVGSCSPATAKDYVYNCDRKCKGLGYKSGHCGSWWWVNCWCDQD; this is encoded by the coding sequence ATGGTGAAAAGCTCTCGTTCAATGTTGTTGTTGGTCTGCTTATCATTTTTGGTGATTGTTTCATCTCCACAAAATGGTGTTCAAGCGGACATCTATGTGGGCAGCTGCTCACCAGCAACCGCAAAGGACTACGTCTACAATTGTGATCGAAAGTGTAAAGGTCTTGGATACAAATCAGGACATTGTGGTAGCTGGTGGTGGGTCAATTGTTGGTGTGACCAAGACTAA
- the LOC123293646 gene encoding defensin, with product MVKNYRSMLLLVCLSFLVIVSSPQNGVQADVLIGSCVWGAVNYTSDCNSECKRRGHRGGHCGSFWNVNCWCEG from the coding sequence atggtgaaaaactATCGTTCAATGTTGTTGTTGGTCTGCTTATCATTTTTGGTGATTGTTTCATCGCCACAAAATGGTGTCCAAGCGGATGTTCTTATCGGTAGCTGTGTATGGGGCGCTGTTAATTACACTTCAGATTGCAATTCTGAGTGTAAACGACGTGGTCACCGAGGAGGACATTGTGGAAGCTTCTGGAATGTCAATTGTTGGTGTGAAGGATGA